A genomic region of Clavibacter michiganensis subsp. insidiosus contains the following coding sequences:
- a CDS encoding iron chaperone, with protein sequence MTDSGFSKDEREAMKQRARELREEAKAQKAADKQAAALQGVLDAFAAMPPEERAIAEWLHGIVLEHAPDLAPKTWYGFPAYADADGKPVVFFQPGSKFGTRYSTLGFQDPAQLDEGTMWPTSYALTAVDPANEERVAELVRRAVGG encoded by the coding sequence ATGACCGACAGCGGTTTCTCGAAGGACGAGCGCGAGGCGATGAAGCAGCGCGCGAGGGAGCTGCGCGAGGAGGCCAAGGCGCAGAAGGCCGCCGACAAGCAGGCCGCCGCGCTGCAGGGAGTGCTCGACGCGTTCGCCGCGATGCCGCCGGAGGAGCGCGCGATCGCCGAGTGGCTGCACGGCATCGTGCTCGAGCACGCGCCAGACCTCGCGCCCAAGACCTGGTACGGCTTCCCGGCCTACGCGGACGCCGACGGCAAGCCCGTCGTGTTCTTCCAGCCGGGCTCGAAGTTCGGGACCCGGTACTCGACGCTCGGCTTCCAGGATCCGGCGCAGCTCGACGAGGGCACGATGTGGCCGACGTCCTACGCGCTGACCGCGGTGGATCCCGCCAACGAGGAGCGCGTGGCGGAGCTGGTGCGGCGGGCCGTCGGCGGCTGA
- a CDS encoding alpha/beta fold hydrolase, translating to MSSIASPPTLVGVPCFSGAPWDFRPLRALAAYPLRTLALPHDARSVEEAADAVEDLVRDLPRYVLVGDSFGAVVSLALALRRPAGLAGLVLSGGFAADPTPAWKTRAASLARHVPRVLYEQGILRFHAAQLASRSDAAAPHPLTRRDYRELFRIHTPASAYANRVGAVVGFDVRARIHRIDVPTLLMTPEDDRLVGPTAAAALRDGLPHAREMVLPGTGHMLRFTHPGEYADAVDGFVRSEVGLGVAAGAA from the coding sequence ATGTCATCAATCGCGTCCCCGCCCACGCTCGTCGGCGTGCCCTGCTTCTCGGGAGCGCCGTGGGACTTCCGTCCCCTCCGAGCGCTGGCCGCGTACCCGCTCCGCACCCTCGCCCTGCCCCACGACGCGCGCTCGGTCGAGGAGGCGGCCGACGCCGTCGAGGACTTGGTGCGCGACCTCCCGCGTTACGTGCTCGTGGGCGACTCCTTCGGCGCGGTCGTGAGCCTGGCGCTGGCGCTCCGTCGCCCGGCGGGACTCGCCGGGCTCGTGCTCTCGGGCGGCTTCGCGGCGGATCCGACGCCCGCGTGGAAGACGCGCGCCGCCTCCCTCGCCCGGCACGTGCCGCGGGTCCTCTACGAGCAGGGGATCCTCCGCTTCCACGCGGCGCAGCTCGCCTCCCGGTCGGACGCGGCGGCTCCGCACCCGCTGACCCGTCGCGACTACCGGGAGCTGTTCCGGATCCACACGCCCGCCAGCGCCTACGCGAACCGGGTCGGCGCGGTCGTCGGCTTCGACGTGCGCGCGCGCATCCACCGCATCGACGTGCCGACGCTGCTGATGACCCCCGAGGACGACCGGCTCGTCGGCCCCACCGCCGCCGCCGCGCTCCGCGACGGGCTGCCGCATGCCCGGGAGATGGTGCTGCCCGGCACCGGGCACATGCTCCGCTTCACGCACCCCGGGGAGTACGCGGATGCCGTGGACGGGTTCGTGCGTTCCGAGGTCGGCCTCGGCGTGGCGGCGGGCGCAGCATGA
- a CDS encoding MarR family winged helix-turn-helix transcriptional regulator — MRPAEELRYLILGAQREGARAYAAALAPTGLTPAQAEAVVVLAEAPGISLAGLGARLVCEAGSPSRLVDALVRQGLVHRDPDPRSRRSVVLRLTAEGQRRVADVRAAEATVHDAIGGALDARQLEAAIGALRLLLDRRPTLDALTLRRADRASTTS; from the coding sequence ATGAGACCGGCCGAGGAGCTCCGCTACCTGATCCTCGGGGCGCAGCGCGAGGGCGCCCGCGCGTACGCGGCCGCCCTCGCGCCGACCGGGCTGACGCCCGCGCAGGCGGAGGCGGTCGTCGTGCTCGCCGAGGCGCCCGGGATCAGCCTCGCCGGCCTCGGCGCCCGGCTCGTCTGCGAGGCCGGCTCGCCCAGCCGGCTCGTCGACGCGCTCGTGCGGCAGGGCCTCGTGCACCGCGACCCGGATCCGCGCAGCCGCCGCAGCGTCGTCCTGCGGCTGACCGCGGAGGGGCAGCGCCGCGTGGCGGACGTGCGCGCCGCCGAGGCCACGGTGCACGACGCGATCGGCGGGGCGCTCGACGCGCGCCAGCTCGAGGCCGCGATCGGCGCGCTCCGCCTGCTCCTCGACCGGCGCCCGACCCTCGACGCCCTGACGCTGCGCCGGGCGGATCGCGCGTCGACGACCAGCTGA